In one window of Drosophila mauritiana strain mau12 chromosome X, ASM438214v1, whole genome shotgun sequence DNA:
- the LOC117146553 gene encoding uncharacterized protein LOC117146553: MVFYLKHVLTDQRFNLGNGIHFLGDSGECNVILTYDNMSDIQAVVVVSNGRIFLKDMESTHGTYLNSTEQRLGTAFYELFVGDNVSFGVGAFGHEPDTPPTYGCFTLRSDEIDFVLDLSNSAAYELDYALDMEDMEEDTEEDNEEDTEEDNEEDNEEDMEEDIEEDMEEDTEENFFWTT, encoded by the exons ATGGTGTTTTATCTAAAACATGTTTTAACTGACCAACGCTTTAACCTGGGCAATGGTATTCATTTTCTGGGAGACAGCGGAGAATGCAATGTAATACTAACTTACGACAATATGTCCGATATCCAAGCCGTCGTGGTTGTAAGTAATGGAAGGATTTTCCTTAAAGACATG GAATCCACCCATGGCACATATCTGAACTCTACGGAACAGCGCCTTGGCACTGCCTTCTATGAACTTTTCGTTGGCGATAATGTGTCCTTTGGGGTCGGGGCATTCGGACACGAACCGGACACTCCGCCGACCTACGGATGCTTCACCCTTAGGTCGGATGAGATAGATTTTGTTCTGGACCTCTCCAATTCTGCTGCCTACGAGCTCGATTACGCTTTAGACATGGAAGACATGGAGGAGGACACCGAGGAGGACAACGAGGAGGACACCGAGGAGGACAACGAGGAGGACAACGAGGAGGACATGGAGGAGGACATCGAGGAGGACATGGAGGAGGACACCGAGGAGAACTTCTTCTGGACCACATAA